The Leptospira venezuelensis nucleotide sequence GTATTTTGCTCAACAAGATCTTGGTTGGTACACCTCTTGTGCTGTTTCTAACAATTATACTAGTATGGTTTGGGTTTTTGGCGGATATTTAGATTAACAAGGCCTCATCACGGCGTATAACTGTCGGTGCTTCCGCTGCTCATGGATCGCTATCGCGACCACTCGCTCGGCCTTCGCCACATTTGCTTCTGTCACTCGTCTTGCAGTGGCAAGTCTCGCGCCATTGCAAACGTCGGAACACCTTGGTCGTTAGGCGAAATTACAAATCTTAATTTTATCGTTGTAGGTATAAATGTTTAAAGCCCCTAATCGGTTATTCAAAAGAATACTACATACTAAGGATTTGGAGAAAAGGAGATCTGGTCTAATTACGTTATCGAAAAAATATCAACATCAATGTTACGGATTACTTGCGGAAGCAATTTTAGCGGAAGAAGTAAATGATTCGATTGAATTAGCCGATGCAGCTGTTTTAAGAGCGCATTCAGACTCGGAGATATTATTTTCTCATTTTCTCTTGGCAGAATTCATATATACTCGGCTTAAAACAAAGCCCGTTGATTCTCGGGGAATAGATTATTTAATTGCCGAATCTTTATTAAAAAAAGCGATCCGCATAGATCCTGATTATAGATATCCAAAACGTCAGCTAGCTTTGTTTTATAGTGATTGGGGGAGATATGATTCCTTTAGTGAAGATGAAAAAAGGTCAGTTATATATGCAAGGAAGGTCTTTTTTGAATTATACCGTAAATATAAGCTTCCATTATATTTAGATGACTACTGGATTTGTGTTCAGCGCAATTTTTCTCCCTCAAATGCCTTACGAGCATTGCATTGGGCTTTGAAAAAATCTCCAAGTAATTATAATATTTTATATGCTCTTGGAGAATCATACGAACAGATAAGAAATCCTGAATTGGCAGCTTTGTATTATAAGAAAGCAGAAGAGTTGGGGCATCCTTATTTAATAAAAAGGCCAAAACTAAAATCAGTTAAGTAAAAGCAATTTGTAACTTCGCCTAACTAAAAAATTGTCGCGGCGCCTCGGGATCGCTTCGCGACCCTTGCTTGGGCTTCGCCACATTTCGCTTTGTCACTCGTCTTGCAGGGCAAGACTCATGCCAAGTGCTTCGCACTCGCGAAACGTCGGAACACCTTGGTCGTTAGGCGCAATGGTATTGAATTTAATACTATAAGTAATTAGAATATTTGGCAATAATGCAAACTACTCGAAGAGCTTTATTTACTTTGTCAATCTGTGGATTTTCTTTAAGTCTTTTCGGATATGTGAGTTTATTTTTAGAGCCTACTTTTTCGGGCACTGATTTTTTAATTTTGTTATTTCTTGGTTCCTTTGTTTCTTGGAGCATTGTTGTGACTACGTATCATTTAAAATATAAAGATGATACAAATTATCATAATGCGCTAGATATTTTACTTTCTAATTGTCCATTATGGATTAAAGAACTCGCGAATTGTTTAACTGTTTATGCAGGGATTAATATTGTGATGGTATTTGCTAATATTGAAATGTTTAAAATATTAATAACTCCCAAAGATAAGGTAATTTATTGCATGTTAACGGTAGTTAATTTTTTGGCTTCTTGCTTCCATTACTCTGAACTTAAACTCAGAGAATAAGGGCTATCGGGCCGCTTTTATAAGGAGCAATCAGAAAATTGCTGAAATTAATACCACAGCGCCTAACTATCGGTGCTTCCGCGTCGCTTCGAGATTGCTTACGCAACTCTCGCTTGGGCTTCGCCACATTTGCTTCAGTCACTTCGTTTGCATGCGCAAACTCGTGCCATTGCAAACGTCGGAACACCTTGGTCGTTAGGCGACAGTATCCAATATTGCATTAAAATTAGAAGACTATAATAAGGTATGAATCATTATATATTTGCGAGCCTTCTTGCTATTTCAGTAATATTATTGCTTAAGCTATCATTTGTGCAGAAGCAAAATAACTTTGTCGTTCCTGCCATTAGCTTTGGCCCGAAAGGGATTCGAATCCCTAAACTTCTTTTGTTAAAAATCGGTTTGATAAATTCGAATGAGATGACATTAAAGTTCATTCTAAAAAAAGATTACTTAACTTTCGCAATTATATGCTTTGCCGGTATCGTTAGTGAGTTAACGGATTTGGGAATTAATAATAACTTTTATGAATCTACGCTCAGATTCCTAAATTTTATTATTCTCGTCATTTCCATAATTAAGATTATTTTTGGGATTGATTTGATAAAAAGCCCAAGTTCTAAGAAGACTGATTCCGAGATCACCAATGAGATACTAGAGTTGCTTTCGAATGCTCGAATCAGCATTAATTCTTGGGATGATTTTTCGAAGAATTTCCAATATTTCGCTCACTTACTGCCAATTATAGAAAATGAAGAGGAAATAGATTATAAAGATCTTGTAATCTCATTATCAAACGTAAATGTGAAAAAAGATTTTCGCGCTAACGCATTTAAGGAAATTCAAAAGTATGTCCAGCTTCACACTGGCTTGATGCCGGAGATCCCTTTGCCAAGAAAAAGGAAAAAGTAATTTCAAAGGGATACCATCGCCTAACTATCGGTGCTTCCGCTGCGCTGCGAGATTGCTGCGCAACTCTTGCTTGGGCTTCGCCACATTTGCTTCTGTCACTCGTCTTGCAGAGCAAGCCTCGCGCCATTGCAAACGTCGGAACACCTTGGTCGTTAGACGCCAGATTGTAAAATGAAAATAAGAGGAAATACATATTCTTATGTAATCGGAGTTCATAAAAGGGGAGAACCATTCTATTTTATTTTTTGGATTATTCTTTCATTCTTAATTGAATCGTCAGCATTATCGGTTTTCATATGTGTTCTCTTTTTTCTATTGGGATATCTTCATATGCGAATGATTAGGTTGCTATTTAGGATGACCAAGAATTTTTCGGAAAAGGTAATTCTTTCTCTACAAAATGATGAAATATTTTGGGTAGAGAGTTTAAAACCGGATGACGACCGATTCAATATTAGAATTCTCTTGAAAGATTTAGAATATTACAGTATAGATTCTTTATTTGGTAAATTTAGTCTGGAGGTGACTGAAAAGAATAAAAAATTGCATCAGCTCACATTTCACAAAACTGAAATGGAAACGGTAAAAAAGCACCTATCAGAT carries:
- a CDS encoding tetratricopeptide repeat protein yields the protein MFKAPNRLFKRILHTKDLEKRRSGLITLSKKYQHQCYGLLAEAILAEEVNDSIELADAAVLRAHSDSEILFSHFLLAEFIYTRLKTKPVDSRGIDYLIAESLLKKAIRIDPDYRYPKRQLALFYSDWGRYDSFSEDEKRSVIYARKVFFELYRKYKLPLYLDDYWICVQRNFSPSNALRALHWALKKSPSNYNILYALGESYEQIRNPELAALYYKKAEELGHPYLIKRPKLKSVK